Proteins from a single region of Bdellovibrio bacteriovorus HD100:
- a CDS encoding TldD/PmbA family protein encodes MIIQPHILSKALDAALSTGADFADIFVEDTYSSQLTVLNSKADQAIVGQLYGAGIRLFFGHEIVYVTTNDLSEAGLVKAALNAAQSRGTGAASKSMPLMQVPFDSVHTFGEKPWEMNRDRKFKWLNGIDQHARARNSAVTQVEAGLNEKFQRVQIANSRGLMAYDERAYSRIRMQTFVESNGVKESSADDEGHMGTSEVYDQIDLKALAEGAVDRAMLLTTAAYAPAGDMPVLIDNAFGGVLFHEACGHGLETTGVAKDSSVFCGKMNQKIAHECVTAIDDGTIENGWGSLNMDDEGNKTKKTTLIENGVLKSYIVDEMGSRQTGYEITGSGRRQSYKYAPASRMRNTFIAAGKDKFEDMVRDVDYGLYAKRMGGGSVNPGTGDYNFQVAEGYIIRNGRIEEAVKGACLIGRGIDTLGKITKVSDDLKLARGMCGSVSGTIPAAVGQPQVLVSSLMVGGRAK; translated from the coding sequence ATGATTATTCAACCTCACATTCTGTCCAAGGCTCTGGATGCGGCTCTGAGCACGGGTGCTGATTTTGCCGATATCTTTGTTGAAGATACGTATTCTTCCCAACTGACAGTTCTAAATTCCAAAGCCGACCAGGCCATCGTCGGCCAGTTGTACGGCGCAGGAATTCGTTTGTTCTTCGGCCATGAGATTGTCTATGTGACGACGAATGATCTTTCGGAAGCAGGCCTGGTGAAGGCTGCGTTGAACGCGGCTCAAAGCCGTGGCACAGGGGCCGCCTCCAAGTCCATGCCACTGATGCAGGTGCCTTTTGATTCTGTTCACACCTTTGGTGAAAAACCGTGGGAGATGAATCGCGACCGCAAGTTCAAATGGTTAAACGGCATTGATCAGCATGCCCGTGCCCGCAACTCGGCGGTGACTCAGGTGGAAGCGGGTTTGAATGAAAAGTTCCAGCGTGTGCAAATCGCCAACTCTCGCGGTTTGATGGCGTATGATGAACGGGCATATTCCCGTATCCGCATGCAGACTTTCGTTGAAAGCAACGGCGTGAAAGAAAGCTCTGCCGATGACGAAGGTCACATGGGGACTTCGGAAGTTTATGATCAGATTGATTTGAAAGCTTTGGCAGAAGGTGCAGTGGACCGCGCGATGTTGTTGACCACGGCCGCCTATGCGCCAGCGGGTGACATGCCGGTATTGATCGACAATGCCTTCGGCGGTGTCTTGTTCCACGAAGCCTGTGGTCACGGTCTGGAAACGACCGGTGTTGCCAAGGATTCTTCCGTGTTCTGCGGCAAGATGAATCAGAAAATCGCGCACGAATGTGTGACGGCGATTGATGATGGCACCATCGAAAACGGATGGGGCTCTTTGAACATGGATGACGAAGGCAACAAAACCAAGAAAACAACATTGATCGAAAACGGTGTCCTGAAATCCTACATCGTGGATGAAATGGGTTCCCGTCAGACCGGTTATGAAATCACCGGCAGCGGTCGCCGTCAGTCTTACAAATATGCTCCGGCTTCCCGCATGAGAAACACATTCATCGCGGCTGGTAAAGACAAGTTCGAAGACATGGTTCGTGATGTGGACTACGGCCTTTATGCAAAACGCATGGGTGGTGGTTCCGTGAATCCGGGCACAGGCGATTACAACTTCCAGGTGGCTGAAGGTTACATTATCCGTAATGGCCGCATCGAAGAAGCGGTGAAGGGTGCCTGCCTGATCGGTCGTGGGATCGATACACTGGGTAAGATCACCAAAGTTTCTGATGATCTGAAACTGGCGCGTGGTATGTGCGGATCTGTCAGTGGAACAATTCCGGCGGCTGTGGGTCAGCCTCAAGTTCTGGTTTCCAGCCTGATGGTTGGTGGGAGAGCAAAATAA
- a CDS encoding TldD/PmbA family protein produces the protein MDTIKSNFQKIADQARKDGAKVEMLVTGGEALSIGYSKRKLESFESTQTQMAGLRVILGANQGYAYTENLSEESLLRTYGEALNNAKTVQTGETKPVELVKPQAVKAMPELFKPEEIAMEKKLEVARLLEELCLAKDSRVTNVPYSGFNESVVFKRILNSEGLDQEFKQNYYSGYTYPLAKDGENSKMDGEGFFARKFDDINTAEVTGEGVRKALARLGATQLPTGNYAVVIDREQFPTVLQMIHDYFSAKEVHEGKSLFKGKLGQKIASDKFELIDDPFETRGTAVRPFDDEGAPSQKTVLFDKGVLKNYLSNLEYANKMNLPHTAHASRGPASQQAIAPTNMVVATGDKSLQELLAAYDKVIHLAGFEGGLHAGFKQSTGDFSMPASGFLYEKGQNKGPIEQFVMSGNVLELLRDIEAVGRDYNKPGNSFICPDVLIKSLSFAGA, from the coding sequence ATGGACACTATTAAATCAAACTTCCAAAAGATCGCAGACCAGGCCCGTAAAGACGGTGCCAAAGTCGAAATGCTGGTGACCGGTGGCGAAGCCCTGAGCATCGGTTATTCCAAACGCAAACTGGAATCCTTCGAGTCCACACAGACCCAGATGGCCGGCTTGCGTGTGATTCTTGGTGCGAACCAGGGATATGCTTACACCGAAAATCTTTCTGAAGAATCCCTGCTGCGCACTTACGGTGAGGCTTTGAATAATGCCAAGACCGTGCAGACGGGTGAAACAAAGCCTGTCGAGCTGGTGAAGCCTCAGGCCGTGAAAGCGATGCCGGAGCTGTTCAAGCCGGAAGAAATCGCCATGGAAAAAAAGCTGGAAGTGGCAAGACTTCTGGAAGAGCTGTGTCTGGCGAAAGATTCCCGCGTGACGAATGTGCCTTACTCCGGATTCAATGAATCTGTGGTGTTTAAGCGCATTTTGAATTCGGAAGGTCTGGATCAGGAATTCAAACAGAATTACTACAGTGGTTACACGTACCCGCTGGCAAAAGACGGTGAGAATTCCAAAATGGATGGCGAAGGTTTCTTTGCCCGCAAGTTTGATGACATCAACACCGCAGAAGTGACGGGTGAAGGTGTGCGTAAGGCCCTGGCTCGTTTGGGTGCGACTCAGCTTCCGACTGGGAACTATGCTGTGGTGATCGACCGTGAGCAGTTCCCGACGGTTTTGCAGATGATCCATGACTATTTCTCTGCAAAAGAAGTTCACGAAGGAAAGTCCCTGTTCAAAGGCAAGCTGGGTCAGAAGATCGCCAGCGACAAGTTTGAGCTGATTGATGATCCGTTTGAAACCCGTGGCACAGCGGTTCGTCCGTTTGATGATGAAGGTGCGCCTTCTCAGAAAACCGTGCTGTTTGATAAAGGTGTTTTGAAAAACTATCTGTCCAATCTGGAATACGCCAACAAGATGAATCTGCCGCACACGGCGCATGCCAGCCGTGGGCCCGCCTCTCAACAGGCGATTGCACCAACTAATATGGTTGTCGCAACCGGGGATAAGTCTTTGCAGGAACTGCTGGCTGCCTATGACAAGGTCATTCACCTTGCTGGGTTTGAGGGCGGTCTGCACGCGGGCTTTAAACAGTCCACGGGGGACTTCTCGATGCCGGCTTCTGGCTTCTTGTATGAAAAAGGCCAGAACAAAGGGCCGATTGAACAGTTTGTGATGTCCGGAAACGTGCTGGAACTGCTTCGTGATATCGAGGCGGTGGGGCGCGACTATAACAAACCAGGCAATTCCTTTATTTGTCCGGATGTATTGATCAAATCTTTGAGTTTTGCAGGAGCATAA
- a CDS encoding LEA type 2 family protein — protein sequence MKKFALITTLLFQMVISAGCSSMFGYAEEPKVQLNQVYVRDADFTGATFIFVVNVQNPNKSDIKVKEIAYKVFISGKELTEAKTEKPILVPANAATDIEVPLPVKYTAILGNLGDILTAREVAYRIDGSAKTGFFSIPFSKEGKVELR from the coding sequence ATGAAGAAGTTCGCACTTATTACGACGTTGTTGTTTCAGATGGTGATAAGTGCGGGCTGCTCCAGCATGTTTGGTTATGCTGAAGAACCGAAAGTTCAGTTGAATCAGGTGTATGTGCGTGATGCTGACTTCACCGGGGCGACGTTCATCTTTGTGGTTAATGTGCAGAATCCAAATAAGAGCGATATCAAAGTCAAAGAAATCGCTTACAAGGTCTTTATCTCGGGTAAAGAGCTGACTGAAGCCAAAACCGAAAAGCCGATTCTGGTTCCAGCCAATGCCGCCACCGACATTGAAGTTCCACTGCCGGTTAAATATACTGCGATCCTGGGTAATCTCGGAGACATCCTGACGGCGCGCGAAGTGGCTTATCGAATTGATGGCAGCGCGAAGACGGGTTTCTTTAGCATTCCATTTTCCAAAGAAGGCAAGGTCGAGCTTCGTTAA
- a CDS encoding HAD family hydrolase, with protein MKNASEFSSPLRFLLTDIDDTLTDEGHLGPEAYQALWNLHNAGIHVIPVTGRPAGWCEMIARVWPVSGIVGENGGFYFRYHGKKMLRHFFFDEKIQKENRLKLQQLEKEILEKVPGCDLASDQFCRLMDLAIDFCEDVPPLPKSEVQKIVDLFHAVGAQAKVSSIHVNGWFGSYDKLTMSLRFLEKEFGVSAEEAKKVCGFSGDSPNDEPMFAYFPHSFAVANIQNFIDQIKNKPTYVSKDRGGLGFTEIAKAILESKT; from the coding sequence ATGAAAAATGCCTCTGAATTCTCCAGCCCTTTGCGCTTTCTGCTGACTGATATCGACGACACTTTGACTGATGAAGGACATCTGGGTCCGGAGGCTTATCAAGCCTTGTGGAATCTGCACAATGCCGGAATTCATGTGATTCCAGTCACGGGCCGCCCTGCCGGGTGGTGTGAAATGATCGCCCGCGTCTGGCCGGTCAGTGGGATTGTCGGTGAAAACGGCGGTTTCTATTTCCGCTATCACGGAAAAAAAATGCTTCGTCATTTCTTCTTTGATGAGAAGATCCAAAAAGAAAACCGCCTAAAACTTCAGCAACTTGAAAAAGAGATTCTGGAAAAGGTTCCCGGCTGCGACCTGGCCAGCGACCAGTTCTGCCGCCTGATGGACCTGGCCATTGATTTTTGCGAGGACGTTCCGCCACTGCCAAAATCCGAAGTGCAAAAAATCGTGGATCTGTTCCATGCCGTGGGTGCGCAAGCCAAAGTCAGCTCCATCCACGTCAACGGCTGGTTCGGCAGTTATGACAAACTGACCATGTCTTTAAGATTCCTGGAAAAAGAATTCGGCGTCAGCGCCGAAGAGGCCAAAAAAGTCTGCGGCTTCAGCGGCGATTCGCCGAATGATGAACCGATGTTTGCTTACTTCCCGCACAGCTTTGCGGTGGCCAACATCCAGAACTTTATCGATCAGATAAAAAACAAACCCACCTATGTCTCCAAGGACCGAGGTGGGTTGGGTTTCACTGAAATTGCAAAAGCGATTTTAGAAAGTAAGACGTAA